One part of the Sarcophilus harrisii chromosome 5, mSarHar1.11, whole genome shotgun sequence genome encodes these proteins:
- the LOC105750776 gene encoding galectin-1-like, whose protein sequence is MKLPPGSCIKVLGDILPNAKLFRINLGKDELNIGLHFNPRFKPHYPDNVIVCNNSKQGRWCQEIREKNPQFVPGQTISVSFIFDGKQFLVNMPNNNQMTFPNRLNLEEIDFLGIYGDFNVKKVDFE, encoded by the exons atgaAACTTCCACCTGGATCGTGTATAAAAGTGCTGGGAGATATACTACCTAATGCCAAGCT ATTTCGAATTAACCTGGGCAAGGATGAACTTAATATCGGCCTACACTTCAACCCACGCTTCAAGCCCCACTACCCAGACAATGTCATTGTCTGCAACAACTCCAAGCAAGGTAGATGGTGCCAAGAAATAAGGGAGAAGAATCCCCAGTTTGTGCCAGGGCAGACAATATCG GTTTCCTTCATCTTTGATGGGAAGCAGTTTTTGGTAAATATGCCTAATAACAATCAGATGACTTTCCCCAATCGCCTTAACTTAGAAGAGATTGACTTCCTGGGAATTTATGGTGATTTCAATGTTAAAAAGGTGGATTTCGAATGA